Proteins co-encoded in one Vibrio aquimaris genomic window:
- a CDS encoding LysR family transcriptional regulator has translation MDTRHLKHFVAVAEFKHFTQAARELHIAQPALSMSIKKFEQQLGVELFRRHDRHVSLTEEGNVLYQYAKRVLQHIDDAKLAIDELRGLEKGEVRLGAPSMMGSYFFPQVLMAFKAHYPNLKITLIDAGTRSIRQMLLDGDLDIGVIDDHDVPDDLETDYLSDEEMVAVVGPEHKIANQEYISFEEFFNHELVMFKSGYFHRDFVEDKARLYERDIKLSFETNLLPLILSVVKHEFAITALLKLVTDNEADVVAIPFDDPVHIRLSLAWRRNGYLSIADRTFIDFVKQYV, from the coding sequence ATGGATACTAGGCATCTAAAGCATTTTGTTGCAGTGGCTGAATTCAAACATTTCACCCAAGCCGCTCGTGAGCTTCATATTGCCCAGCCAGCTTTGAGCATGTCGATAAAAAAATTCGAGCAGCAATTGGGAGTTGAGTTGTTTCGTCGACATGATCGACATGTTTCGTTAACGGAAGAAGGCAATGTGCTGTATCAATATGCAAAACGTGTGTTGCAACACATTGATGACGCTAAACTGGCTATTGATGAGTTGAGGGGGCTTGAAAAAGGAGAAGTACGGCTCGGAGCCCCAAGTATGATGGGTTCTTATTTTTTCCCCCAAGTACTAATGGCTTTCAAAGCGCATTATCCCAACCTGAAAATAACGCTGATTGATGCGGGTACTCGGTCTATTCGCCAGATGCTTTTGGATGGCGATTTGGATATAGGGGTCATTGATGACCATGACGTCCCTGATGATTTAGAGACAGACTACTTATCAGATGAAGAAATGGTGGCAGTAGTTGGTCCCGAGCATAAAATAGCAAACCAAGAATACATCAGTTTTGAAGAGTTTTTTAACCATGAACTTGTTATGTTTAAATCTGGCTATTTTCACCGAGATTTCGTTGAAGATAAAGCACGCTTATATGAGCGAGATATTAAACTTTCTTTTGAAACCAATTTACTTCCACTGATTTTAAGCGTTGTAAAGCATGAGTTTGCCATTACCGCACTTCTTAAGCTGGTTACAGACAATGAGGCGGATGTCGTTGCCATACCCTTTGACGATCCTGTACACATTCGGCTCTCACTTGCATGGCGAAGGAATGGATACCTATCTATAGCAGACAGAACCTTTATTGACTTCGTTAAACAGTATGTTTAG